From one Cynocephalus volans isolate mCynVol1 chromosome X, mCynVol1.pri, whole genome shotgun sequence genomic stretch:
- the RAB39B gene encoding ras-related protein Rab-39B — MEAIWLYQFRLIVIGDSTVGKSCLIRRFTEGRFAQVSDPTVGVDFFSRLVEIEPGKRIKLQIWDTAGQERFRSITRAYYRNSVGGLLLFDITNRRSFQNVHEWLEETKAHVQPYQIVFVLVGHKCDLDTQRQVTRHEAEKLAAAYGMKYIETSARDAINVEKAFTDLTRDIYELVKRGEITIQEGWEGVKSGFVPNVVHSSEEVVKSERRCLC; from the exons ATGGAGGCCATCTGGCTATACCAGTTCCGGCTCATTGTTATCGGGGATTCCACGGTGGGCAAGTCCTGCCTGATCCGCCGCTTCACCGAGGGCCGCTTTGCCCAGGTTTCGGACCCCACCGTGGGGGTGGATTTTTTCTCCCGCTTGGTGGAGATCGAGCCGGGAAAACGCATCAAGCTCCAGATCTGGGATACCGCGGGTCAAGAGAGGTTCAG ATCCATCACTCGCGCCTACTACAGGAATTCAGTAGGCGGTCTTCTCTTATTTGACATTACCAACCGCAGGTCCTTCCAGAATGTCCATGAGTGGCTAGAAGAGACCAAAGCACACGTTCAGCCCTACCAAATTGTATTTGTTCTGGTGGGTCACAAGTGTGACCTGGACACACAGAGGCAAGTGACTCGCCATGAGGCCGAGAAACTGGCTGCTGCATATGGCATGAAGTACATTGAAACGTCAGCCCGAGATGCCATTAATGTGGAGAAAGCCTTCACAGACCTGACGAGAGACATTTATGAGCTGGTTAAAAGGGGCGAGATTACAATTCAGGAGGGCTGGGAAGGGGTGAAGAGTGGATTCGTGCCAAATGTGGTTCACTCTTCAGAAGAGGTTGTCAAATCAGAGAGGAGATGTTTGTGCTAG